In Malus sylvestris chromosome 16, drMalSylv7.2, whole genome shotgun sequence, the following are encoded in one genomic region:
- the LOC126607479 gene encoding uncharacterized protein LOC126607479 isoform X1, producing the protein MKSRSLSPGTSLASAESLSMPLLQEVVLSADISCSDCQKRLSEMMSKMGAEIESVVVNASEKRVTLVCRYPGAAKVPSTRLVAAVNKNPLKKISLIRRMLFQTK; encoded by the exons ATGAAGTCTCGATCGCTTTCTCCCGGAACCAGTCTTGCCTCTGCTGAATCCTTGTCCATGCCTCTG TTGCAGGAAGTCGTTCTCTCAGCTGACATAAGTTGTAGCGATTGCCAAAAGAGACTTTCCGAGATGATGTCAAAAATGGGTG CAGAGATAGAATCTGTTGTGGTGAATGCGTCGGAGAAGAGGGTGACGCTCGTATGCAGATATCCCGGTGCAGCCAAAGTTCCATCCACTCGGCTAGTCGCTGCAGTGAACAAAAACCCtctgaaaaaaatttcattgattCGAAGGATGCTATTCCAAACCAAATAA
- the LOC126607479 gene encoding uncharacterized protein LOC126607479 isoform X2 — MKSRSLSPGTSLASAESLSMPLLQEVVLSADISCSDCQKRLSEMMSKMGEIESVVVNASEKRVTLVCRYPGAAKVPSTRLVAAVNKNPLKKISLIRRMLFQTK, encoded by the exons ATGAAGTCTCGATCGCTTTCTCCCGGAACCAGTCTTGCCTCTGCTGAATCCTTGTCCATGCCTCTG TTGCAGGAAGTCGTTCTCTCAGCTGACATAAGTTGTAGCGATTGCCAAAAGAGACTTTCCGAGATGATGTCAAAAATGGGTG AGATAGAATCTGTTGTGGTGAATGCGTCGGAGAAGAGGGTGACGCTCGTATGCAGATATCCCGGTGCAGCCAAAGTTCCATCCACTCGGCTAGTCGCTGCAGTGAACAAAAACCCtctgaaaaaaatttcattgattCGAAGGATGCTATTCCAAACCAAATAA